Proteins from a single region of Pseudomonas phenolilytica:
- a CDS encoding DJ-1/PfpI family protein: protein MAAKNILMLVGDYAEDYETMVPFQALQMVGHRVHAVCPDKQAGQTVRTAIHDFEGDQTYSEKPGHNFALNFDFAAVRAEDYDALVIPGGRAPEYLRLNEQVLALVRAFDAANKPIAAVCHGAQLLAAAGVLKGRACSAYPACAPEVKLAGGEYVDIPVDQAHTQGNLVSAPAWPAHPAWLAGFLKLLGTEITL, encoded by the coding sequence ATGGCAGCGAAGAACATCCTGATGCTGGTCGGCGACTATGCCGAAGACTACGAGACGATGGTGCCGTTCCAGGCGCTGCAGATGGTCGGCCACCGCGTGCACGCGGTGTGCCCGGACAAGCAGGCCGGCCAGACCGTGCGCACCGCCATTCACGATTTCGAGGGCGATCAGACTTACAGTGAGAAACCCGGGCACAACTTTGCGCTGAACTTCGACTTCGCCGCCGTGCGCGCCGAGGACTACGACGCGCTGGTGATTCCCGGTGGCCGCGCGCCGGAGTACCTGCGCCTGAACGAGCAGGTGCTGGCGCTGGTGCGTGCCTTCGATGCGGCGAACAAGCCGATTGCCGCGGTTTGCCACGGTGCGCAGCTGCTGGCTGCCGCCGGCGTGCTCAAGGGCCGCGCCTGCAGCGCCTACCCGGCCTGCGCGCCGGAAGTGAAGCTGGCCGGTGGCGAGTATGTCGACATTCCGGTGGATCAGGCGCATACGCAAGGTAATCTCGTCAGTGCGCCCGCCTGGCCGGCACATCCGGCGTGGCTGGCGGGCTTCCTCAAGCTGCTCGGCACCGAGATAACCCTGTAG
- a CDS encoding PilZ domain-containing protein produces the protein MAERTVLTSDELAFINKLMHRAANGHGERTAGFRLDGGPQSNELLLALATHAELSLEAKTAEFRMSFPVQIKEDEFHSLHLHLAPPVIFERGPINRAWRLHLEQPLALLKRDGEASPLRVCELSSHGLLVKAGRGRKPPKHFHLCLALPDDAPLEVEAHRVREIDDDLAAYEVEFNGEQDAERIRSFLYRQHRRLHPESSADLV, from the coding sequence ATGGCCGAACGGACAGTCCTGACCAGCGATGAGCTGGCCTTCATCAACAAGCTCATGCATCGCGCGGCCAATGGCCATGGCGAGCGCACCGCCGGCTTTCGCCTCGATGGCGGACCGCAGTCCAACGAGCTGCTGCTGGCGCTGGCGACCCACGCGGAGCTTTCGCTCGAAGCGAAAACCGCCGAGTTCCGCATGAGCTTCCCGGTGCAGATCAAGGAGGACGAATTTCACAGCCTGCATCTGCATCTGGCGCCGCCGGTCATCTTCGAGCGCGGCCCGATCAACCGGGCCTGGCGCCTGCACCTCGAACAGCCGCTGGCGCTGCTCAAGCGCGACGGCGAGGCGAGTCCGCTGCGCGTCTGCGAGCTGTCCTCGCACGGGCTGCTGGTCAAGGCCGGCCGCGGGCGCAAGCCCCCCAAACACTTCCATCTGTGCCTGGCGCTGCCCGACGACGCGCCGCTGGAAGTCGAAGCGCACCGGGTACGCGAGATCGACGACGACCTGGCGGCCTATGAGGTGGAGTTCAACGGCGAGCAGGATGCCGAACGCATCCGCAGCTTCCTCTACCGCCAGCATCGGCGCCTGCATCCCGAGTCGTCCGCCGATCTGGTGTAA
- a CDS encoding acyl-CoA dehydrogenase family protein yields MAWHEWLGPLARLPADGRLEDWYAAVQQRTAGTEPFAGALLGGRLAATPGLAFLAGYQQALRALWADAPAGLGALCATENRRLRPADMTTRLRDGRLDGRKDFVTAGDAAAWLLVPAREERIGDAPRLGMYVLAADAGGVVLEAGAPLPLLPDIAHGRLVLVEAIGERLPGDGWADYVKPFRTHEDLYVLVALLGWLYGVALEHRWSQALLLRLVGLLAGAAEVARQPVEAAATHVLLAALSEQFAALQAELEGALAATPGEWSAMWLRDRGVLGLARGAQAERLRKAWLRLGLAGTEEEIQGNSTRGGAPI; encoded by the coding sequence ATGGCTTGGCATGAATGGCTGGGGCCGCTGGCGCGGCTGCCGGCAGACGGGCGTTTGGAAGACTGGTACGCCGCGGTGCAGCAGCGTACGGCTGGCACCGAACCCTTCGCCGGTGCGCTGCTGGGTGGCCGGTTGGCGGCGACGCCGGGGCTGGCCTTTCTCGCCGGCTACCAGCAGGCGTTGCGGGCACTGTGGGCGGACGCACCGGCGGGGCTCGGCGCACTCTGCGCCACGGAAAACCGGCGGTTGCGCCCGGCCGACATGACCACCCGCCTGCGCGACGGCCGTCTGGACGGCCGCAAGGATTTCGTCACCGCCGGCGATGCTGCCGCCTGGCTGCTGGTGCCGGCCCGCGAAGAACGCATCGGCGACGCGCCGCGGCTGGGCATGTACGTGCTCGCGGCCGACGCTGGCGGGGTGGTGCTCGAAGCCGGCGCACCGCTGCCGCTGCTGCCGGATATCGCGCATGGGCGGCTGGTGCTGGTCGAGGCCATCGGCGAGCGTTTGCCGGGCGACGGCTGGGCCGACTACGTCAAACCCTTTCGCACGCACGAGGACCTCTACGTGCTGGTCGCGCTGCTCGGCTGGCTGTACGGCGTGGCGCTGGAGCATCGCTGGTCGCAGGCGCTGCTGCTGCGCCTGGTCGGGTTGCTGGCCGGCGCGGCGGAAGTCGCGCGCCAGCCGGTCGAGGCTGCCGCCACGCACGTGCTGCTGGCGGCGTTGAGCGAGCAGTTTGCCGCGCTGCAGGCGGAACTCGAAGGCGCCCTGGCGGCGACGCCCGGCGAATGGTCGGCGATGTGGCTGCGCGATCGCGGTGTGCTCGGACTGGCGCGTGGCGCGCAGGCCGAACGACTACGCAAGGCCTGGCTGCGGCTCGGGCTGGCGGGCACGGAGGAAGAAATTCAGGGGAACTCGACTCGCGGCGGCGCGCCTATATAG
- a CDS encoding flavodoxin, translated as MKVAILSGSVYGSAEDVARHAERQLKAAGFDAWHDPRAQLPQVLEFAPQALLVVTSTTGMGELPDSFVPLYSAIREQFPAWHGLPGGVIALGDASYGDTFCGGGELVRELFAELGVREVQEMLRIDGSETVTPEVDAEPWLARFAEILRG; from the coding sequence ATGAAAGTCGCCATCCTTTCCGGCAGCGTTTACGGCAGCGCCGAGGACGTCGCTCGTCATGCCGAGCGCCAGCTCAAGGCCGCCGGTTTCGATGCCTGGCACGATCCGCGCGCGCAACTGCCGCAGGTGCTGGAGTTCGCGCCGCAAGCGCTGCTGGTGGTGACCTCCACCACCGGCATGGGTGAGCTGCCGGACAGCTTCGTGCCGCTGTATTCTGCCATCCGCGAACAGTTCCCGGCCTGGCACGGACTGCCCGGCGGGGTGATCGCCTTGGGTGACGCCAGCTATGGCGATACGTTCTGCGGCGGTGGCGAGCTGGTGCGCGAGCTGTTCGCCGAGCTGGGCGTGCGGGAAGTGCAGGAAATGCTGCGGATCGATGGCAGCGAGACGGTCACGCCGGAAGTCGATGCCGAGCCCTGGCTGGCGCGCTTCGCCGAAATCCTGCGCGGCTGA
- the folM gene encoding dihydromonapterin reductase, translating to MSQSPLPILITGAGQRIGLHCAERLLDDGHSVIISYRREREGVAHLRSRGAITLAADFADAAGIQAFIETLKAHTDGLRAIVHNASEWHSETSGQEAELFQRMFSVHMLAPYLINLHGAALLRHGGAADIVHIGDDVTRRGSSKHIAYAASKAGLDNLTLSFAASLAPQIKVNGIAPALIQFNPDDDEAYRRKALAKSALGIEPGAEVIYQSLRYLLDNPYVTGTILTVNGGRHLI from the coding sequence ATGAGCCAATCCCCGCTTCCCATCCTGATCACCGGCGCCGGCCAGCGAATCGGCCTGCATTGCGCCGAGCGCCTGCTCGACGACGGCCACTCCGTCATCATCAGCTACCGCCGCGAACGCGAAGGCGTGGCGCATCTGCGCAGCCGCGGAGCGATCACGCTGGCGGCCGATTTCGCCGATGCGGCCGGCATTCAGGCCTTCATCGAAACACTCAAGGCGCACACCGACGGCCTGCGTGCCATCGTGCACAACGCTTCGGAATGGCACAGCGAAACGTCCGGCCAGGAAGCCGAGCTGTTCCAGCGCATGTTCAGCGTGCACATGCTCGCGCCATACCTGATCAACCTGCACGGCGCCGCGCTGCTACGTCACGGCGGCGCCGCGGACATCGTGCACATCGGCGACGACGTCACCCGCCGCGGCAGCAGCAAGCACATCGCCTACGCGGCCAGCAAGGCCGGCCTGGACAATCTAACGCTGTCGTTCGCCGCCAGCCTGGCGCCGCAGATCAAGGTCAACGGCATCGCTCCGGCGCTGATCCAGTTCAATCCCGACGATGACGAGGCCTACCGGCGCAAGGCCCTGGCCAAATCGGCGCTGGGCATCGAGCCCGGCGCCGAGGTGATCTACCAGAGTCTGCGCTATCTGCTCGACAATCCCTACGTCACCGGCACCATCCTCACGGTGAACGGCGGCCGCCACCTGATCTGA
- a CDS encoding phospholipase D-like domain-containing protein: MLAGAVFPWRKANRFRLLIDGPQFFPAMLEAIARAERRVDLELYLVEDGGCLERLLEVLLAVAARGVRVRCLFDGFGCLKMGQTSRDRLAAAGVELRLYNPLALRLKFRNLHRDHRKLLLVDGCIGFVGGAGATDQFWNPQRPDEHWHEVMVEMSGPLLQDWQTLFDAQWVNCQRRRIWQLPLPRKIPRIPLLPTGSGLGRVAYAAARQHTDILHSLLHNLRRAQTRIWLATPYFLPTGKVRRALIYAARRGVEVRLLLTSRNTDHPPVRYAGQRFYPRLLRAGVRIHEYQPHFSHLKMVLVDDWVSVGSCNFDHWNLRWNLEANLEAIDPSLTEQVVQSFERDFQQSQEIDLRSWYARPLHMRLYQRMWGWLDRLLVNIFNRGG; this comes from the coding sequence ATGCTGGCCGGTGCGGTATTTCCCTGGCGCAAGGCCAATCGTTTTCGCCTGCTGATCGACGGCCCGCAGTTCTTTCCGGCGATGCTCGAGGCCATCGCCCGAGCCGAGCGGCGGGTGGATCTGGAACTCTATCTGGTCGAGGACGGCGGCTGCCTGGAGCGTCTGCTGGAGGTGCTACTGGCCGTGGCGGCGCGAGGCGTGCGGGTACGCTGTCTGTTCGACGGCTTCGGCTGCCTAAAGATGGGCCAGACGAGCCGCGACCGCCTCGCCGCGGCGGGCGTTGAGCTGCGGCTGTACAACCCGCTGGCGCTGCGCTTGAAGTTCCGCAACCTGCACCGCGACCACCGCAAGCTGTTGCTGGTCGACGGTTGCATCGGTTTCGTCGGCGGGGCAGGTGCGACCGATCAGTTCTGGAACCCGCAGCGCCCGGACGAGCATTGGCACGAGGTGATGGTCGAGATGAGCGGGCCGCTGCTGCAGGACTGGCAGACGCTGTTCGATGCGCAGTGGGTGAACTGCCAGCGTCGACGCATCTGGCAGCTGCCGCTGCCGCGCAAGATCCCGCGGATTCCGCTGCTGCCGACCGGCTCGGGTCTCGGTCGGGTGGCCTATGCGGCGGCACGCCAGCACACCGACATCCTGCACAGCCTGTTGCACAACCTGCGGCGCGCGCAGACGCGCATCTGGCTGGCTACCCCGTATTTCCTGCCTACCGGCAAGGTGCGCCGCGCGCTGATCTACGCGGCCCGGCGCGGGGTGGAGGTGCGCCTGCTGCTGACCAGCCGCAACACCGATCATCCGCCGGTGCGCTATGCCGGACAGCGGTTCTACCCGCGATTGCTGCGCGCCGGCGTGCGCATCCATGAATACCAGCCACACTTCTCGCACCTGAAGATGGTGCTGGTGGACGACTGGGTCAGCGTCGGTTCGTGCAATTTCGATCACTGGAACCTGCGCTGGAACCTGGAGGCGAACCTGGAAGCAATCGATCCGTCACTCACCGAGCAGGTCGTGCAGAGCTTCGAGCGCGACTTCCAGCAGAGTCAGGAAATCGATCTGCGCAGCTGGTATGCCCGACCGCTGCACATGCGTCTGTATCAGCGCATGTGGGGTTGGCTGGATCGCCTGCTGGTCAACATCTTCAACCGCGGCGGCTGA
- the olsB gene encoding L-ornithine N(alpha)-acyltransferase: MNAIAHPRSTRQLQAERLVGTAALREAQALRYRVFSSEFDARLQGAEFGLDIDDYDAHCSHIGVRDLSSGALVATTRLLDHLTARRIGHFYSEQEFSLHGLAALDEPVLEIGRTCVDSAYRNGATIAVLWGELAEVLNQGGYRYLMGCASISMRDGGVQAQAIMQRLREGHLSTELLRAEPKTPLPALELAANVTAQLPPLLKAYMRLGAKICGEPCWDADFQVADVFILLKRDELCPRYARHFKAAV, encoded by the coding sequence ATGAACGCCATCGCTCACCCCCGCAGCACCCGTCAACTGCAAGCCGAGCGCCTGGTCGGCACCGCCGCCCTGCGCGAAGCCCAGGCGCTGCGCTACCGCGTGTTCAGCAGCGAGTTCGACGCACGCCTGCAAGGCGCCGAGTTCGGTCTGGACATCGATGACTACGATGCGCATTGCAGCCACATCGGCGTGCGCGATCTGTCCAGCGGCGCGCTGGTGGCCACCACGCGCCTGCTCGATCACCTCACCGCGCGGCGCATCGGCCATTTCTACAGCGAGCAGGAGTTCAGCCTGCACGGGCTGGCAGCGCTGGACGAGCCCGTGCTGGAGATCGGCCGTACCTGCGTCGATTCTGCCTATCGCAACGGCGCCACCATCGCCGTGCTCTGGGGCGAGCTGGCCGAGGTGCTCAACCAGGGCGGCTATCGCTACCTGATGGGCTGCGCCAGCATCTCCATGCGTGATGGCGGCGTGCAGGCGCAGGCGATCATGCAGCGCTTGCGCGAGGGCCATTTGAGCACCGAACTGCTGCGCGCCGAACCGAAGACGCCGCTGCCCGCGCTGGAGCTGGCAGCGAACGTCACCGCGCAGTTACCGCCGCTGCTCAAGGCCTACATGCGCCTGGGCGCGAAGATCTGCGGCGAGCCGTGCTGGGACGCGGACTTCCAGGTGGCAGACGTGTTCATCCTGCTCAAGCGCGACGAGCTCTGCCCGCGCTACGCACGGCATTTCAAGGCGGCGGTGTGA
- a CDS encoding lysophospholipid acyltransferase family protein codes for MRRLRRYRRLARIASVLLAGLALASAIELGRRLGLQTAMARKQHLTCWFLARLARALPLRVRIIGERPREPMLWVANHISWSDIPLLGALLPISFLAKAEVRQWPVLGWLAQQAGTLFIRRGAGDAGRVSRELAGHLHQGRHLLIFPEGTSTDGSTLRTFHSRLFACAVECGCPVQPVAIRYRRDGQADPLAPFIDDDELPAHLLRLLDAEVAEVEIYLLPPIASHDRSPRELARQAQQAIALRLFGDTPQLQRAA; via the coding sequence ATGCGGCGACTGCGCCGCTACCGGCGGCTGGCACGGATCGCCTCGGTGCTGCTGGCGGGTCTGGCGCTCGCCAGCGCCATCGAGCTGGGCCGGCGGCTCGGCCTGCAGACAGCGATGGCACGCAAGCAGCACCTGACCTGCTGGTTCCTCGCCCGTCTGGCGCGGGCGCTGCCGCTGCGCGTGCGGATCATCGGCGAACGTCCGCGCGAGCCGATGCTGTGGGTCGCCAACCACATTTCCTGGAGCGACATTCCGCTGCTCGGCGCCCTGCTGCCGATCTCCTTTCTGGCCAAGGCCGAGGTGCGTCAGTGGCCGGTACTGGGCTGGCTGGCGCAGCAGGCCGGCACGCTGTTCATCCGTCGTGGCGCCGGCGATGCGGGGCGGGTCAGCCGCGAACTGGCCGGGCACCTGCACCAGGGCCGGCATCTGCTGATCTTCCCGGAAGGCACCTCGACCGATGGCAGCACCCTGCGCACCTTCCATTCGCGGCTGTTCGCCTGCGCGGTGGAATGCGGCTGTCCGGTTCAGCCCGTTGCGATCCGCTATCGGCGCGACGGCCAGGCCGATCCGCTGGCGCCGTTCATCGACGACGACGAGCTGCCCGCGCACCTGCTGCGTCTGCTCGACGCCGAGGTGGCGGAGGTGGAAATCTACCTGCTGCCGCCAATTGCCAGCCATGACCGCAGCCCGCGTGAACTGGCACGCCAGGCGCAGCAAGCGATCGCCCTGAGGTTGTTCGGCGACACCCCGCAACTGCAGCGAGCGGCCTAG
- a CDS encoding ACP phosphodiesterase encodes MNYLAHLHLGGAQPAELLGSLYGDFVKGPLQGRWPAQIEAGIRLHRQIDAFTDSHPLVLQAKARFPAERRRYAGILLDLFFDHCLAANWPDYSSEPLEQFTLRVYRVLQNEPQLPGKLALIAPRMAAQDWLGSYREFAVLEQVLAGMSRRLSRPEGLAGGLEELQQLYAPLQDDFRAFYPQLCAFARRAAG; translated from the coding sequence ATGAACTACCTCGCACACCTGCACCTGGGCGGCGCTCAGCCGGCCGAACTGCTCGGCAGCCTCTATGGCGATTTCGTCAAGGGACCGCTGCAGGGCCGCTGGCCGGCGCAGATTGAAGCGGGCATTCGCTTGCACCGGCAGATCGACGCCTTCACCGACAGCCATCCGCTGGTGCTGCAGGCCAAGGCGCGCTTCCCGGCCGAGCGGCGGCGCTACGCCGGCATCCTGCTGGATCTGTTCTTCGATCACTGCCTGGCAGCCAACTGGCCGGACTATTCCAGCGAGCCGCTGGAGCAGTTCACCCTGCGTGTCTACCGCGTGCTGCAGAACGAACCGCAGCTGCCCGGCAAGCTGGCGTTGATCGCACCGCGCATGGCGGCGCAGGACTGGCTGGGCAGCTACCGCGAGTTCGCCGTGCTGGAACAGGTGCTGGCTGGCATGAGCCGCAGGCTCAGTCGCCCGGAAGGCCTCGCCGGCGGCCTGGAGGAACTGCAGCAGTTGTACGCGCCGCTGCAGGATGACTTTCGCGCCTTCTATCCGCAGTTGTGCGCCTTCGCCCGCCGCGCCGCGGGCTGA